One window of Ziziphus jujuba cultivar Dongzao chromosome 5, ASM3175591v1 genomic DNA carries:
- the LOC107421229 gene encoding transcription initiation factor TFIID subunit 15 translates to MSRPGDWNCRACNHLNFQRRDSCQRCGEPRPGERGEYGGGYGGRSSGSFGFTTGPDVRPGDWYCTFGNCGAHNFASRSSCFKCGASKDESPSSFEGDITRMRGYGYGGGSSSRSSWKSGDWICTRSGCNEHNFASRVECFRCNAPRDSGGKSPY, encoded by the exons ATGAGTAGGCCAGGAGACTGGAATTGTAGGGCATGCAACCATTTGAACTTCCAAAGAAGGGACTCATGCCAGAGGTGTGGGGAGCCAAGACCAGGTGAGAGAGGTGAGTATGGAGGTGGTTATGGAGGGCGGAGTAGTGGCTCGTTCGGATTCACCACCGGACCGGACGTCCGTCCAGGTGACTGGTACTGCACCTTTGGAAACTGTGGCGCCCATAACTTCGCCAGCCGCTCGAGTTGTTTCAAGTGCGGTGCTTCAAAGGACGAATCACCAAGTAGCTTTGAAGGTGACATTACTAGAATGAGGGGCTATGGTTATGGCGGCGGCAGCTCCAGTCGCTCTAGTTGGAAGTCAGGCGACTGGATTTGCACCAG ATCCGGGTGCAATGAGCACAACTTCGCCAGTAGGGTGGAGTGCTTCAGATGCAATGCTCCAAGGGACTCCGGTGGCAAGTCTCCATATTAG